Proteins encoded together in one uncultured Desulfosarcina sp. window:
- a CDS encoding SDR family NAD(P)-dependent oxidoreductase yields the protein MAEIIGITSFGAYIPRLRLERMAIFQSMGWFAPATVMVAQGERSMCNWDEDSLTMAVTASRDCLTGIDKSCIDGLYLASTTLPFADRQNAGIAATALNLKSEILTADFTASQKAGTSALISALDAVKAGDRKQVLVAAADRRETKAAYFYEMWFGDGAAALCVGSDNVVAEFLGSHSVSHDFVDHYRASGKTYDYMWEERWARDEGYAKIIPEAVQGLMAKLNITMEDVDRLVFPCFFKAEHRKIARLLGADKDKVADNLHEVCGETGTAHSLLMLCQALETANPGDRILVAGFGQGCNALYFRVTDAIAELPARDGVDGSLANKLTIDNYPKFLKFRNLIQTEMGIRAEAPTQTAMTALWRKRHMLLGLVGGRCEACDTPQFPKTEVCVNPSCGAMHSQVDYEFADRPAAIKTFTADLLAVSVDPPHCYGMIQFEGGGRMMADFTDCTMEDLKVGLPMRMVFRKRTEDKERGFVNYFWKATPVPGAAELMNRIRFDGQVAVVTGAGGGLGRVYALELARRGACVVVNDFGGARDGSGDGSASPADLVVKEIQAAGGQAVTNYDNVATVEGGENIVRTAVDTFGSVDIVINNAGILRDKSFTKMEPENWDAVMAVHLNGACHVTRPAFAAMKEKGYGRIVMTTSAAGLYGNFGQTNYSAAKMALVGLMNTLKLEGAKYDIKVNTVAPLAASRLTEDILPPEMFAKMKPELVAPLVVYLCSDRCGETGAIFNTGMGYANRAAVMTGPGAIIGSKDQPPTVEQIHAQWDQINVMEGAKELSDLTTALMDLMTPSSAASAEAAPAESPSEAELTVAAIFEKMPDAFVADAAAGVDVVFQYCIGGPGGGDWFVTVKDQTCTVTAGKADKATCTLKIGDADFVRLITGQLPAMQAYTSGKLAIEGDIMKSQLIERLFKLA from the coding sequence ATGGCTGAAATTATAGGCATTACCTCCTTCGGCGCCTACATCCCCCGCCTGCGTCTCGAGCGCATGGCCATTTTTCAAAGCATGGGCTGGTTCGCTCCGGCTACCGTCATGGTGGCCCAGGGTGAACGTTCCATGTGCAACTGGGACGAGGACAGCCTCACCATGGCCGTGACCGCATCACGCGACTGCCTCACGGGAATCGATAAATCCTGCATTGACGGCCTTTATCTGGCCTCAACGACCCTGCCCTTTGCCGACCGCCAGAATGCCGGCATTGCGGCCACGGCCCTGAACCTGAAAAGCGAAATCCTGACCGCCGATTTCACCGCTTCCCAGAAGGCTGGCACCAGCGCATTGATCAGCGCCCTGGATGCCGTGAAGGCCGGCGACCGCAAACAGGTTCTGGTGGCCGCCGCCGACCGCCGGGAAACCAAAGCGGCCTATTTCTACGAAATGTGGTTCGGGGACGGTGCCGCCGCCCTGTGTGTGGGATCGGACAACGTCGTCGCCGAGTTTCTGGGCAGCCATTCGGTGTCCCACGATTTCGTGGACCATTACCGGGCGTCGGGCAAAACCTACGACTACATGTGGGAGGAGCGCTGGGCCCGGGACGAGGGCTACGCCAAAATCATCCCCGAAGCGGTCCAGGGACTGATGGCCAAGCTGAACATCACCATGGAAGATGTGGACCGGCTGGTGTTCCCCTGTTTCTTCAAGGCCGAGCACCGCAAGATCGCCCGGCTACTGGGGGCCGACAAAGACAAGGTGGCCGACAACCTGCACGAGGTCTGCGGGGAGACCGGCACGGCCCACAGCCTGCTCATGCTCTGCCAGGCCCTGGAAACGGCCAATCCCGGAGACCGCATTCTGGTCGCCGGATTCGGACAGGGATGCAATGCCCTGTATTTCCGGGTGACGGATGCCATCGCCGAACTGCCGGCCCGCGACGGTGTCGACGGTTCCCTGGCCAACAAGCTGACCATCGACAATTACCCGAAGTTCCTGAAATTCCGGAATCTGATCCAGACCGAAATGGGTATCCGCGCCGAAGCCCCCACCCAGACGGCCATGACCGCCCTGTGGCGCAAACGGCACATGCTGCTGGGGCTTGTCGGCGGCCGCTGTGAAGCCTGCGACACGCCCCAGTTCCCCAAAACGGAGGTCTGCGTCAATCCATCCTGCGGTGCCATGCACAGCCAGGTGGACTACGAATTCGCCGACCGGCCGGCCGCTATCAAAACCTTCACGGCGGATCTTCTGGCCGTATCCGTGGATCCGCCCCATTGCTACGGCATGATCCAGTTCGAGGGCGGCGGCCGCATGATGGCCGATTTCACCGACTGCACCATGGAAGACCTGAAAGTCGGCCTGCCCATGCGCATGGTTTTTCGCAAGCGAACCGAGGACAAGGAGCGCGGCTTCGTCAACTACTTCTGGAAAGCCACGCCGGTTCCCGGCGCCGCTGAACTGATGAACCGCATCCGTTTCGACGGCCAGGTGGCCGTGGTGACCGGAGCCGGGGGCGGCCTGGGAAGGGTCTACGCCCTGGAACTGGCCAGGCGCGGCGCCTGCGTAGTGGTCAACGACTTCGGCGGCGCCCGGGACGGTTCCGGCGACGGCTCCGCCTCTCCGGCGGACCTCGTGGTGAAGGAAATCCAGGCGGCCGGCGGCCAGGCCGTGACCAACTACGACAATGTAGCCACGGTCGAGGGCGGGGAAAATATCGTCCGAACCGCGGTCGACACCTTCGGCAGCGTGGACATCGTCATCAACAATGCCGGCATCCTGCGCGACAAGAGCTTTACCAAGATGGAGCCGGAAAATTGGGATGCCGTCATGGCCGTGCATCTAAACGGCGCCTGCCATGTCACCCGGCCGGCTTTTGCCGCCATGAAGGAAAAGGGGTACGGGCGCATCGTCATGACAACATCGGCGGCGGGCCTGTACGGCAATTTCGGACAGACCAACTACTCGGCCGCCAAAATGGCCCTGGTGGGCCTGATGAACACCCTCAAGCTGGAAGGCGCCAAATACGACATCAAGGTCAACACGGTGGCCCCTCTGGCGGCCTCCCGGCTTACCGAGGACATCCTGCCGCCGGAGATGTTCGCGAAGATGAAACCGGAACTGGTGGCGCCCCTGGTGGTCTATCTGTGCAGCGACCGCTGCGGTGAGACCGGCGCTATTTTCAACACCGGCATGGGCTACGCCAACCGTGCCGCCGTTATGACCGGCCCCGGCGCCATCATCGGCAGCAAAGACCAGCCGCCCACCGTAGAACAGATTCATGCCCAGTGGGACCAGATCAATGTCATGGAAGGGGCCAAGGAACTTTCCGACCTTACCACCGCCCTGATGGATCTGATGACGCCTTCATCGGCGGCATCAGCCGAAGCGGCTCCAGCCGAATCGCCGTCGGAGGCGGAATTGACCGTGGCGGCCATTTTCGAGAAAATGCCCGACGCCTTTGTCGCGGATGCCGCTGCCGGCGTCGATGTGGTGTTTCAGTACTGCATTGGCGGGCCAGGGGGTGGCGACTGGTTCGTTACCGTCAAGGACCAGACCTGCACGGTGACGGCCGGGAAAGCGGACAAGGCCACCTGCACCCTGAAAATCGGTGACGCCGATTTTGTCCGGCTCATCACCGGCCAGCTTCCCGCTATGCAGGCGTATACATCGGGAAAACTGGCGATCGAGGGTGATATCATGAAGTCCCAACTGATCGAACGGCTGTTCAAGCTCGCCTAA
- a CDS encoding SDR family NAD(P)-dependent oxidoreductase, whose protein sequence is MALNMDAIGKPIGPMKKDYTWKDAVLYALGVGAGFSELDYCYEKDLKVIPSFSIATIFDFLSQAAIASGVNLAGILHGEQELIFHNPIPSEGTLTTTGKIVDYYDKGKDKGALVVYDSETVHSSGKKLFTSVVTLFGRLDGGFGGKDRKKEPVAFPDREPDFTVEAAPSLNQPLIYRLSGDVFHLHVDPEFARMAGFEKPIMHGLCTHGFACRALIASLVPGRPEQVRRMACRFSKTLYPGVPIRTLIWQTGDGQAVWRTVNAESGEIVIDNGEFEYGDIPKDEIRFDGRTAIVTGAGAGLGRAYALELARRGANVVVNDLGGARDGAGAGSASPADRVVAEIQESGGQAVANYDNVATAEGGANIVKTAQDTFGSVDILINNAGILRDKSFVKMEPDNWQAVLDVHLKGAYNVTRPAFIAMKANGYGRIVMTTSAAGLYGNFGQSNYAAAKMGLVGLMNTLKLEGAKYGIKVNTVAPIAASRLTEDVMPPDLFARSKPEYVAPLVIYLCSDRCPVSGNIYNAGMGFFNRAAVVTGPGRVLVKDGVDPMPETVMENINAISDLSGGKEYGDLNAQVGDALAAFQAPAANATADAAKGFASAAAVFEAMPGAFVPEAAKGVDVVFQYNISGDDGGDWHCIVKDGSCNVAAGVHDSPTCTLKIGGKDFLRMMNGQLPPMQAYTSGKLKIEGDIMKSQLIEKLFRLNRERS, encoded by the coding sequence ATGGCGCTCAACATGGATGCCATCGGAAAACCCATCGGCCCCATGAAAAAGGACTACACCTGGAAAGATGCGGTCCTTTACGCTTTAGGGGTCGGGGCGGGATTTTCCGAACTGGACTACTGCTACGAAAAAGATCTGAAGGTGATCCCCAGCTTTTCCATTGCTACAATCTTCGACTTTCTGTCCCAGGCGGCCATCGCCTCGGGGGTCAACCTGGCGGGCATTCTCCACGGGGAGCAGGAATTGATTTTCCATAACCCCATCCCCTCCGAGGGCACCCTGACCACCACCGGCAAAATCGTGGACTACTACGACAAGGGCAAAGACAAGGGTGCTTTGGTCGTCTATGATAGCGAGACGGTCCACTCCAGCGGCAAAAAGCTTTTCACCAGCGTCGTCACCCTTTTCGGCCGCCTGGATGGCGGCTTCGGCGGCAAGGACCGCAAAAAAGAACCGGTGGCGTTTCCCGACCGGGAGCCCGATTTTACGGTCGAGGCCGCGCCATCCTTGAACCAGCCCCTGATCTACCGCCTTTCCGGGGATGTTTTCCACCTGCACGTGGACCCGGAATTCGCCAGGATGGCCGGATTCGAAAAGCCCATCATGCACGGCCTGTGTACCCACGGTTTTGCCTGCCGCGCCCTGATCGCCTCCCTGGTTCCGGGGCGTCCCGAACAGGTGCGACGCATGGCCTGCCGCTTTTCCAAAACCCTGTACCCGGGCGTCCCCATCCGCACCCTGATCTGGCAAACCGGTGACGGCCAGGCTGTGTGGCGCACGGTCAACGCGGAAAGCGGCGAAATCGTTATCGACAACGGCGAATTCGAGTACGGTGATATCCCCAAGGACGAGATCCGTTTCGACGGCCGAACGGCCATCGTTACCGGTGCCGGGGCCGGCCTGGGCCGGGCCTATGCCCTGGAACTGGCACGGCGAGGCGCCAACGTGGTGGTCAATGATCTCGGCGGGGCCCGCGACGGCGCCGGCGCCGGGTCCGCATCCCCTGCGGACCGGGTGGTGGCGGAAATCCAGGAGTCCGGCGGCCAGGCGGTGGCCAACTACGACAACGTGGCCACGGCCGAAGGCGGGGCCAACATCGTTAAAACCGCCCAGGATACCTTCGGTTCGGTGGATATCCTGATCAACAACGCCGGCATCCTGCGGGACAAGAGCTTCGTCAAAATGGAACCCGACAACTGGCAGGCAGTTCTGGATGTCCACCTGAAAGGCGCCTACAACGTCACCCGACCGGCCTTTATCGCGATGAAGGCAAACGGCTACGGACGCATCGTGATGACCACCTCTGCGGCGGGCCTGTACGGCAACTTCGGACAGAGCAACTACGCGGCGGCCAAGATGGGGCTGGTGGGCCTGATGAACACCCTCAAGCTGGAGGGCGCCAAGTACGGCATCAAGGTGAACACCGTGGCCCCCATCGCCGCCTCCCGCCTCACCGAGGATGTCATGCCGCCGGACCTGTTCGCCCGCTCCAAGCCCGAATATGTCGCCCCGCTGGTGATCTACCTGTGTTCGGACCGCTGCCCGGTCAGCGGCAACATCTACAATGCCGGCATGGGATTCTTCAACCGGGCCGCCGTGGTGACCGGCCCCGGCCGGGTGTTGGTCAAAGACGGTGTGGACCCCATGCCCGAGACGGTCATGGAAAACATTAACGCCATCTCGGATCTTTCCGGCGGCAAGGAGTACGGCGATCTAAACGCCCAGGTCGGAGACGCCCTGGCAGCCTTCCAGGCGCCGGCAGCAAACGCCACGGCCGATGCCGCAAAGGGGTTTGCATCGGCGGCGGCCGTGTTCGAGGCCATGCCCGGCGCTTTCGTGCCCGAAGCCGCAAAAGGGGTGGACGTAGTCTTCCAGTACAATATTTCCGGCGACGATGGTGGCGACTGGCACTGCATCGTCAAGGATGGCAGCTGCAACGTTGCCGCCGGTGTTCACGACAGCCCGACCTGCACCCTGAAAATCGGCGGCAAGGATTTTCTGCGCATGATGAACGGCCAGTTGCCCCCCATGCAAGCCTACACGTCGGGAAAACTGAAAATCGAGGGGGATATCATGAAATCCCAACTGATCGAGAAGCTGTTCCGGCTGAATCGAGAGAGGAGTTGA
- a CDS encoding endonuclease domain-containing protein translates to MEKENNQQSPAIPNKKVMLSNARRLRKNQTDAEQCLWQQLRGRSLVGLKFRRQHPVGPYICDFVCVDQKLIIEIDGGQHATNREKDAVRTAYLQSQGFRVIRFWNHEVLAATEAVLERILKRIESDSPSP, encoded by the coding sequence ATGGAAAAAGAAAATAACCAACAATCTCCAGCAATTCCAAATAAAAAAGTAATGCTCAGCAATGCCAGACGGCTGCGAAAAAACCAAACAGATGCCGAACAGTGCCTATGGCAGCAGCTACGTGGGCGGTCGCTGGTTGGTCTTAAATTTCGAAGGCAGCATCCTGTCGGCCCGTATATCTGCGATTTTGTTTGCGTCGATCAAAAATTGATCATTGAAATAGATGGAGGGCAACACGCAACCAATAGAGAAAAAGACGCGGTCCGCACCGCCTACTTGCAATCGCAAGGTTTCAGAGTCATTCGATTCTGGAATCATGAAGTACTGGCGGCAACCGAGGCAGTATTGGAAAGAATACTGAAAAGGATCGAATCCGATTCCCCCTCACCCTGA
- a CDS encoding acetyl-CoA acetyltransferase, which yields MATGIKDKVAIIGMGCTHFGERWDMGAEELMVEAFEECLADAGIEKNQIEAAWFGTCLEEINVGKTAMPLSTTLRLPMIPVTRVENYCATGTEAFRGAVYGVASGAYDICLALGVEKLKDTGYGGLPNFGSSAGTLTWQWWPNLTAPGSFAQLASAYAAKYRIKDADLKRAMAHVSVKSHDNGLLNPKAHLRKKVSEEQVMAAPIIAHPLGLFDCCGVSDGSACAIVTTPEIARSLGKKDLISVKALQLALSSGEEVGYNDWDGDHFMTTTQCSRKAYAEAGITDPRKEISMMEVHDCFSITELVTYEDLHISARGKAVQDIMDGFYDRDGGVPCQVDGGLKCFGHPIGASGLRMLYEMYLQLLGRACERQIDNPRFGLTHNLGGFPFQNICSISIIGKYGD from the coding sequence ATGGCAACCGGAATCAAGGACAAAGTGGCAATCATCGGCATGGGCTGCACCCATTTCGGCGAGCGCTGGGACATGGGGGCCGAAGAACTGATGGTGGAGGCCTTCGAGGAGTGCCTGGCCGATGCGGGCATCGAGAAAAATCAAATCGAGGCCGCCTGGTTCGGCACCTGCCTGGAGGAGATCAACGTGGGCAAGACCGCCATGCCCCTGTCCACCACCCTGCGGCTGCCCATGATCCCCGTCACCCGGGTGGAAAACTACTGCGCCACGGGGACGGAAGCCTTCCGGGGCGCCGTCTACGGTGTGGCCTCGGGGGCCTACGACATCTGCCTGGCCCTGGGCGTGGAAAAGCTCAAGGACACCGGCTACGGCGGACTGCCCAACTTCGGTTCGTCGGCAGGCACCCTCACCTGGCAGTGGTGGCCCAACCTGACGGCCCCGGGCTCCTTTGCCCAGCTGGCCAGCGCCTATGCCGCCAAATACCGCATCAAGGACGCGGACCTGAAACGGGCCATGGCCCATGTTTCCGTCAAGAGCCACGACAACGGCCTGCTCAATCCCAAGGCCCACCTGAGAAAAAAGGTTTCCGAAGAGCAGGTCATGGCCGCGCCCATCATCGCCCATCCGCTGGGTCTTTTCGATTGCTGCGGGGTCAGCGACGGCTCGGCCTGCGCCATCGTCACCACCCCGGAAATCGCCAGAAGCCTGGGCAAGAAAGACCTCATCTCCGTCAAGGCCCTTCAGCTGGCGCTGAGTTCCGGAGAAGAGGTCGGCTACAACGACTGGGACGGCGATCACTTCATGACCACCACCCAGTGCAGCCGCAAGGCCTACGCCGAGGCCGGCATCACCGATCCGCGCAAGGAAATCAGCATGATGGAAGTTCACGACTGCTTCTCCATCACCGAACTGGTCACTTACGAAGATCTGCATATCTCGGCCAGGGGCAAAGCGGTCCAGGACATCATGGATGGCTTTTACGACCGGGACGGCGGTGTCCCCTGCCAGGTGGACGGCGGGCTGAAGTGCTTCGGCCACCCCATCGGTGCCTCGGGCCTGCGTATGCTCTACGAAATGTACCTGCAGCTGCTGGGCCGGGCCTGCGAACGCCAGATCGACAATCCCCGGTTCGGGCTGACCCACAACCTGGGCGGATTTCCGTTCCAGAACATCTGCAGCATCTCGATCATCGGCAAGTATGGAGATTGA
- a CDS encoding transposase, translating into MFILHDILEKLKNEFPQSRKGQECGIWFTYTIMAIIVPFASSRTSCILRCLRSLFGFTGIRRKRFYTFMASPKIPWKRLWQTLWKMIPQPLTGGRLLLALDDYVNPKTGKKIFGCEKIFDHAAKQNQSKYPWAQNVVTVGLLKIVKGRWACLPLSYRFYHLKKSIARMHRQGGPKLAFTSKMAMAVDMITDVAGVFGRKRIIVTTDSWFGNNGLWKPLHDRLGIWIDMISRLRSNSNLFDLPGPHVSSRVGRPRKYGRKLGNAASMAAYYRSLAQEYTVNLYGRDRTILAYERVVMLKTMRCAVKVVWVYRQTQWVAFFSTDMSLSARQIVEYYGARWKIEALFKELKRDIGSAETQTRHPQAVGNHLHFCMLATTVAWIYASRAEKTPTRRHAVDGRSHFAFSDVRRSIAKAAMDDNFRRLFPGPRISVINSLVDVLLHMAA; encoded by the coding sequence ATGTTCATCCTACACGACATTCTCGAAAAACTCAAAAACGAATTCCCGCAGTCTCGAAAAGGTCAAGAGTGCGGAATCTGGTTCACCTATACGATCATGGCGATCATCGTGCCTTTCGCCTCGTCCAGGACATCGTGCATCCTCCGGTGTCTCAGATCCCTGTTCGGCTTTACCGGGATACGGCGAAAACGATTCTACACGTTCATGGCATCTCCAAAGATACCATGGAAACGATTGTGGCAGACGCTGTGGAAAATGATTCCCCAACCACTGACCGGCGGGCGGCTGTTGCTGGCACTGGATGACTATGTCAACCCCAAAACGGGCAAGAAAATCTTCGGATGCGAAAAGATATTCGATCATGCTGCCAAACAGAATCAGTCGAAATATCCGTGGGCACAGAATGTCGTTACCGTGGGACTGCTGAAGATCGTCAAGGGACGATGGGCGTGCCTGCCCTTGAGCTACCGCTTCTATCACCTGAAAAAGAGCATTGCCCGCATGCATCGCCAAGGCGGGCCGAAATTGGCGTTTACCAGCAAGATGGCCATGGCTGTCGACATGATCACAGATGTTGCCGGGGTCTTTGGTCGAAAGCGGATCATCGTCACCACCGATTCCTGGTTCGGTAACAATGGCTTGTGGAAGCCGCTGCATGATCGACTGGGAATATGGATTGACATGATTTCCCGGCTCAGATCGAACAGCAATCTGTTCGATCTGCCCGGTCCGCATGTCAGCAGTCGGGTGGGGCGGCCCCGAAAATACGGCCGGAAATTGGGCAATGCGGCGTCGATGGCTGCGTATTACAGATCTCTGGCACAGGAATACACCGTCAATTTGTATGGCCGCGACAGGACCATCTTGGCCTATGAGCGTGTGGTCATGCTCAAAACGATGCGCTGTGCCGTCAAAGTGGTTTGGGTTTATCGACAAACCCAGTGGGTGGCTTTTTTCTCAACCGACATGTCCCTGTCCGCTCGACAGATCGTTGAGTATTATGGTGCCCGCTGGAAAATCGAAGCCCTGTTCAAAGAACTGAAACGCGACATCGGCAGTGCCGAAACGCAAACCCGTCATCCGCAGGCGGTCGGCAACCACCTGCACTTTTGCATGTTGGCGACCACCGTCGCCTGGATCTATGCAAGTCGGGCCGAGAAGACACCAACCCGTCGGCATGCAGTTGATGGCCGGAGCCATTTTGCCTTCTCGGACGTTCGCCGATCGATAGCCAAAGCCGCCATGGACGATAATTTTCGTAGGCTTTTCCCTGGCCCACGTATATCCGTCATAAATTCACTGGTGGACGTACTGCTGCACATGGCGGCGTGA
- a CDS encoding acyl-CoA dehydrogenase family protein: MDILTYTPQHEDFRQRLRSFCETHVIPHVDQWEAEGIVPKSVWRQMGGGGFLCPAVDPKYGGIGGDFRYSVIVAEEISRTVQTGLAAALHSDVVVPYIESYGSEAVKEKYLPGCVSGECITAVAMTEPDAGSDLAGMRTTAVEQGDMVTINGAKTFISNGINCDLVVLAARNPHVENKYEALSLYVIEDGTPGFTRGRKLEKMGWHSQDTAELFFSNCRIPVGNRLGEKGMGFLMLMEKLQQERLTCAVGAVCGAERMLEWTMDFCRSHNRNGRPLSKSQAVQFELVEMAADVKIGRTFVDKLVADHIEKKNIVVETSMAKFWTTDLANRTADRALSILGDLAAAESCPLVRAWRDVRVMSIFAGTNEIMKGIAAKFMGL; encoded by the coding sequence ATGGACATTCTCACCTACACACCGCAACACGAAGACTTCAGACAGCGGCTGCGCAGCTTCTGCGAAACCCATGTCATCCCCCATGTCGACCAATGGGAGGCGGAGGGCATCGTTCCCAAATCGGTCTGGCGCCAGATGGGCGGCGGCGGATTTCTCTGCCCGGCCGTGGATCCGAAATACGGCGGCATCGGGGGTGATTTCCGCTATTCGGTGATCGTGGCCGAAGAGATATCCCGCACCGTCCAGACCGGACTGGCCGCGGCCCTGCACAGCGACGTGGTGGTACCCTACATCGAATCGTACGGCAGCGAGGCCGTCAAGGAGAAATACCTTCCCGGCTGCGTCTCCGGCGAATGCATCACGGCCGTGGCCATGACCGAACCGGACGCCGGCAGCGACCTGGCCGGCATGCGAACCACGGCAGTGGAGCAAGGCGATATGGTGACCATCAACGGCGCCAAAACCTTCATCTCCAACGGCATCAACTGCGACCTGGTGGTGCTGGCCGCCAGAAACCCGCACGTGGAAAACAAGTACGAAGCACTCTCCCTGTACGTGATCGAGGACGGCACGCCGGGTTTCACCCGGGGCCGCAAACTGGAGAAAATGGGCTGGCACAGCCAGGACACCGCCGAGCTGTTTTTCAGCAATTGCCGCATTCCCGTGGGCAACCGCCTGGGAGAAAAGGGCATGGGATTTCTCATGCTCATGGAAAAACTCCAGCAGGAGCGCCTGACCTGTGCCGTGGGAGCGGTCTGCGGCGCCGAACGCATGCTGGAGTGGACCATGGATTTTTGCCGCAGCCACAATCGCAACGGACGTCCCCTTTCCAAATCCCAGGCCGTACAGTTCGAACTGGTGGAGATGGCCGCCGACGTGAAGATTGGCCGCACCTTCGTAGACAAGCTGGTGGCCGACCACATCGAGAAAAAAAATATCGTGGTGGAGACGTCCATGGCCAAGTTCTGGACCACGGATCTGGCCAACCGCACGGCCGACCGCGCCCTGAGTATTCTCGGCGACCTGGCCGCCGCGGAATCCTGCCCCCTGGTGCGGGCCTGGCGGGACGTTCGGGTCATGTCCATTTTCGCCGGCACCAACGAGATCATGAAGGGGATTGCTGCCAAATTTATGGGGTTATAG
- a CDS encoding CaiB/BaiF CoA-transferase family protein: MNPSGALSGITVIDLSRLLPGPYCTMLLADHGARVIAVEDPRYRESGEFVAPVYRNKRHMTLNLKSDTGREIFFKLVKNADVVVQGFRPGVVKRLGVDYASVCRTNPEIVYCSITGYGQTGSMKHAAGHDVNYLSHAGLLDLMGEKNRPPAIPGIQVADLVGGGMNGALGILMALFHRERTGHGQHIDISMTDGMLGLLPAVQFFQALFGTEQTRGDTFLAHRYACYNTYATADGRYLAVGTVENRFWQNLCDCIGKPEYGPLQYDEARREEIVAFLRSTFKSKSLDQWEREFEGLDVCVSPVRTVAEALGDPLFAQREMIREMEGGAAALGIPVKLGETPGRIDSAPPAFGEHTDRVLGELGYGQQEIQQLRQEGVV, translated from the coding sequence ATGAATCCATCCGGCGCCTTATCCGGCATCACCGTCATCGACCTGTCCCGGCTCTTGCCGGGTCCCTACTGCACCATGCTTCTCGCCGACCACGGCGCCCGGGTCATCGCCGTGGAGGATCCGCGCTATCGGGAAAGCGGGGAGTTCGTTGCTCCCGTCTACCGCAACAAACGGCACATGACCCTGAACCTGAAATCCGACACCGGCCGCGAGATCTTTTTCAAATTGGTTAAAAACGCGGACGTTGTCGTGCAGGGCTTCCGGCCGGGGGTGGTCAAGCGCCTGGGCGTGGACTACGCATCCGTTTGCCGGACGAATCCCGAAATCGTCTACTGCTCCATTACCGGCTACGGGCAGACCGGTTCCATGAAGCATGCGGCCGGCCATGACGTGAACTACCTGAGCCACGCGGGCCTGTTGGACCTGATGGGAGAAAAAAACCGGCCTCCTGCCATTCCGGGCATCCAGGTCGCGGACCTGGTGGGCGGCGGCATGAACGGCGCCCTGGGAATTCTCATGGCCCTTTTCCACCGGGAGCGCACCGGCCATGGCCAGCACATCGACATCTCCATGACCGACGGCATGCTCGGCCTGCTGCCCGCGGTGCAGTTTTTCCAGGCCCTGTTCGGCACCGAGCAAACCCGGGGCGACACCTTTCTCGCCCATCGCTACGCCTGCTACAACACTTACGCTACGGCCGACGGCCGCTATCTGGCCGTCGGGACCGTCGAAAACCGTTTCTGGCAGAACCTGTGCGATTGCATCGGCAAGCCGGAATACGGTCCGCTGCAATACGATGAAGCCCGTCGGGAAGAGATCGTCGCGTTCCTGCGATCGACATTCAAGAGCAAATCGCTGGACCAGTGGGAGCGGGAATTCGAGGGCCTGGATGTCTGCGTCTCCCCTGTCCGGACCGTGGCCGAAGCCTTGGGCGATCCGCTGTTCGCCCAACGGGAAATGATCCGCGAAATGGAAGGAGGAGCTGCTGCCCTGGGCATTCCGGTAAAGCTTGGCGAAACGCCGGGTCGGATCGATTCGGCGCCGCCGGCCTTCGGGGAGCATACCGACCGGGTTTTGGGAGAATTGGGATATGGTCAGCAGGAAATCCAGCAACTTCGACAAGAGGGTGTGGTTTGA
- a CDS encoding metallophosphoesterase family protein, whose amino-acid sequence MSLSFHHKIGIMADSHGDPESIDKGAVFLKQSDCTTLVHLGDICDSNCFDTADACVDRVKALGIAAVKGNNDHTLTADARGRKNTGIRPETLSFLEDLPLSLTVGRATFVHSRPFVKRLGLSAMIGTVGKRDAEKYFKENPDGLLLRGHSHTPEMICRIDNQIRFASLIAGQTVELAGKRPCIVTCGALTSGVVMLWESGEDCLTCCSFNY is encoded by the coding sequence ATGTCTCTATCGTTCCACCACAAAATCGGCATCATGGCCGACAGCCACGGCGATCCCGAATCCATCGATAAGGGCGCCGTTTTTTTAAAACAGAGTGACTGCACGACGCTGGTCCATCTGGGAGACATCTGCGACTCCAACTGCTTCGACACCGCCGACGCCTGCGTGGACCGGGTGAAAGCGCTCGGCATTGCCGCCGTCAAAGGCAACAACGACCACACCCTGACGGCCGATGCCAGGGGGAGAAAAAATACAGGCATCCGGCCCGAAACACTCTCGTTTCTGGAGGATCTGCCCCTGTCGCTCACGGTTGGCCGGGCCACCTTCGTCCACTCGCGACCCTTCGTAAAGCGATTGGGCTTGTCGGCCATGATCGGAACCGTCGGAAAGCGGGACGCAGAGAAATATTTCAAGGAAAATCCCGACGGGCTGCTGCTGCGGGGGCACAGTCATACGCCGGAGATGATTTGTCGGATCGACAACCAGATTCGCTTCGCCTCTCTCATCGCAGGGCAAACCGTCGAACTGGCCGGCAAACGGCCCTGCATCGTCACCTGCGGCGCCTTGACATCCGGTGTCGTCATGCTCTGGGAAAGCGGTGAAGATTGTCTGACATGCTGTTCGTTCAATTACTAA